Proteins found in one Nitrospirota bacterium genomic segment:
- a CDS encoding GDP-mannose 4,6-dehydratase produces the protein MRNLITGGAGFIGSHLADYLLKEGEEVVILDDLSTGSFDNIKHLVDNKRFRYYIGKVEDGRLFEGIVDSVDRIYHLAAAVGVQLIVEDPVRTIENNINSTQVVLEHAVTYGKPVLVASTSEVYGRSDKLPFSEESEVVYGPTSRFRWSYAISKAVDEFLFLAYNRQKGLPGVIVRLFNTVGPRQTGRYGMVIPRFVKQALTGEPITVYGSGEQTRCFTHVLDVVPALRNLMKTKKAQGLVVNIGNDEEITINDLAEKIQKRVNPKVEIVRLPYEKVLGKNFEDMDARRPDLTRIRQLIGYHATKTLDTIIEDVYNYYREEWKPEI, from the coding sequence ATGAGAAATCTGATCACAGGCGGAGCTGGGTTTATCGGAAGTCATCTCGCAGACTATTTGTTGAAGGAAGGGGAGGAAGTGGTTATCTTGGATGACCTTTCCACCGGAAGTTTCGACAATATCAAGCACCTGGTAGACAACAAGCGATTTAGGTACTACATAGGCAAGGTTGAAGACGGAAGGTTATTCGAGGGCATCGTAGACTCCGTTGATCGAATCTACCACCTAGCCGCTGCGGTAGGGGTTCAATTGATCGTGGAAGACCCGGTGCGGACCATCGAGAACAATATCAATTCAACCCAGGTGGTGTTGGAACATGCCGTAACCTACGGGAAGCCGGTCTTGGTTGCGTCCACATCGGAAGTGTACGGCCGGAGCGACAAGCTCCCCTTTTCGGAGGAGAGTGAAGTCGTATACGGGCCGACGAGCCGTTTCCGGTGGAGCTATGCCATATCAAAGGCTGTCGATGAATTTCTCTTTCTCGCGTACAACCGGCAGAAGGGACTCCCCGGCGTTATCGTGAGGCTGTTTAATACCGTAGGGCCGAGGCAAACCGGTCGCTACGGTATGGTGATTCCCCGATTTGTCAAACAGGCGCTGACTGGGGAACCGATCACCGTATACGGGTCGGGAGAGCAAACGCGATGTTTTACCCACGTTCTTGATGTTGTGCCGGCCCTACGGAATCTGATGAAGACGAAAAAGGCACAAGGACTCGTTGTGAATATCGGCAACGATGAGGAAATCACGATCAATGACCTTGCCGAGAAGATTCAAAAGAGAGTAAATCCAAAGGTAGAAATAGTCCGGCTCCCCTATGAAAAGGTCCTGGGGAAAAACTTCGAGGACATGGATGCTCGGAGGCCTGATCTCACCCGCATCCGCCAGCTCATTGGGTACCATGCCACCAAGACGTTGGACACGATTATCGAAGACGTCTACAACTACTACCGGGAGGAGTGGAAGCCAGAGATATAG
- a CDS encoding NAD(P)-dependent oxidoreductase translates to MRVLVTGCLGYIGTALVPMMQKSGIEVVGLDSDLYRRCTFSGSLPELPIIRKDVRDVIQDELAGFDAILHLAGLSNDPLGDYRPELTDEINAKASIALARMAKSAGVKRFVFASSCSNYGAAGAEFLTEEASFNPVTPYGVSKVKVEAALGKMADENFTPTYLRASTAYGVSPRIRFDLVANNLTAWAFTTGRVFIKSDGTPWRPIVHIEDISRAYIAVLHAPREVVHNEGFNVGTTTENYQIREIADIVKEVVPGCKVEYAADAGPDKRCYRVDCNKIARVLHEFKPQWTARRGIEQLYEEYKRVGLTLEEFEGPKFMRIAHVKSLIKEGVLDESLRWRGETAKGPR, encoded by the coding sequence ATGAGAGTGCTTGTGACAGGGTGCCTAGGATATATCGGGACGGCTCTGGTGCCGATGATGCAGAAAAGCGGCATCGAGGTGGTTGGTCTGGACTCGGATCTCTATAGACGGTGCACATTCAGCGGATCGCTCCCGGAGCTTCCGATCATCAGGAAAGACGTCCGGGACGTGATCCAGGACGAGCTTGCAGGGTTTGATGCGATCTTGCATCTGGCGGGCCTGTCCAATGATCCCCTGGGGGACTATCGCCCCGAGCTGACGGACGAAATCAACGCGAAGGCGTCGATCGCATTAGCCCGCATGGCCAAATCCGCAGGGGTGAAGCGGTTCGTGTTTGCGTCGTCTTGCAGCAACTATGGTGCGGCAGGGGCAGAGTTCCTGACCGAAGAGGCGTCGTTCAATCCTGTGACGCCCTACGGGGTTTCCAAGGTGAAGGTTGAGGCGGCGTTGGGGAAAATGGCAGATGAGAACTTTACCCCGACCTATCTCCGGGCTTCCACGGCTTATGGCGTATCGCCCCGCATCCGGTTCGACCTGGTAGCCAACAATCTGACTGCGTGGGCGTTTACAACGGGCCGGGTGTTCATCAAGAGCGATGGAACACCGTGGCGGCCGATTGTCCATATTGAGGACATCTCCCGTGCCTATATTGCCGTTCTGCACGCGCCGCGGGAAGTAGTCCATAACGAAGGCTTCAATGTGGGTACCACCACGGAGAACTACCAGATCCGTGAAATAGCCGACATCGTCAAAGAGGTTGTCCCGGGCTGCAAAGTCGAGTATGCGGCGGATGCCGGACCGGATAAGCGGTGTTATCGCGTGGACTGCAACAAGATTGCCAGGGTGCTTCACGAGTTCAAACCGCAATGGACGGCCCGGAGGGGAATCGAACAGTTGTACGAGGAGTACAAACGGGTCGGCCTGACGTTGGAGGAGTTCGAGGGGCCGAAGTTCATGCGAATCGCCCACGTAAAGAGCTTGATCAAAGAGGGGGTTCTCGACGAGAGCCTGCGTTGGCGCGGCGAAACCGCTAAAGGCCCTCGCTGA
- a CDS encoding SDR family oxidoreductase: MLISFGSALVTGGAGFIGSHLVESLAAEGCRVTVLDNLSSGKMANLGSSAGHVHFIHGDIRDRKTLAQAAAGCEVVFHLAAVVSVVQTTEDPIGTAAINEAGSLHVLEAGRAAGARRVVFASSCSVYGDEPTLPKREDMRPRPLSPYAVQKLAVEHYLRVYQSLYGLETVSLRFFNVFGPRQDPSSPYSGVISIFIVKALTGEQPVIYGDGLQTRDFVFVGDVVQALILAAHSPSAPGRIFNVGTGQSVSINGLWATIASLSGGSAKPVHAPQRPGEVQHSLAAIDFAREHLQFAPLVSFEKGLEMTMRWYRKSLTSREMIL; this comes from the coding sequence ATGCTGATTAGCTTCGGGAGCGCCCTGGTCACAGGAGGCGCTGGCTTCATCGGGTCACACCTCGTAGAATCGTTAGCTGCCGAGGGCTGCCGGGTGACAGTCTTGGACAACCTTTCCAGCGGCAAAATGGCCAATCTCGGGTCAAGCGCCGGGCACGTGCATTTCATCCACGGGGACATCCGTGACCGGAAGACCCTGGCCCAGGCCGCCGCTGGCTGCGAAGTCGTTTTCCATTTAGCGGCGGTTGTCTCCGTGGTGCAGACAACAGAGGATCCGATCGGCACAGCTGCTATTAACGAGGCGGGCTCGCTCCATGTGCTCGAGGCTGGGCGCGCCGCCGGGGCACGTCGGGTGGTTTTTGCGAGCTCCTGTTCCGTATACGGCGATGAACCGACGTTGCCCAAGCGGGAGGATATGCGGCCTAGACCCCTCAGCCCCTACGCTGTGCAAAAGCTGGCGGTGGAGCACTACCTCCGCGTCTATCAATCGCTCTACGGCCTGGAAACCGTGAGTCTGCGCTTTTTCAATGTATTTGGACCGAGGCAGGATCCTTCGTCGCCATACTCCGGAGTCATTTCCATTTTTATCGTGAAGGCGTTGACGGGCGAGCAACCGGTAATCTATGGTGACGGTCTGCAGACCAGGGATTTTGTCTTCGTAGGGGACGTGGTTCAGGCGTTGATCTTGGCAGCGCACTCGCCGTCCGCTCCCGGCAGGATCTTCAACGTGGGCACCGGCCAATCGGTCTCAATCAACGGACTGTGGGCAACGATTGCATCCCTGTCTGGAGGGAGTGCCAAACCTGTTCATGCGCCGCAGCGGCCGGGAGAAGTCCAGCACTCTTTGGCCGCGATCGATTTTGCGCGCGAACATCTGCAGTTCGCTCCGTTGGTGAGCTTCGAGAAGGGGTTGGAGATGACGATGCGTTGGTATCGGAAATCGCTCACTTCCCGAGAAATGATCCTGTGA
- a CDS encoding class I SAM-dependent methyltransferase, with the protein MIRVIDLACGTGHSSFLMRRLYPEMSVVAVDSDFISLYLAKRFMAPEATHLCLDAECPSPFPDRYFHAVFCLDAFHYLHSKRAVIGELRRILTSSAVWLFPHLHNALQDNIVAGVPLSPEKYLECFAFLEARLFDEGEILHGLCEKRMLDLGTSSALSRLNESPTLTLIGGQPKLWGIHKGFPSAFYRDRTSLEINPIYRVKRSGDKLDLSLKWPNPVMKRECSVTESIVPREYQVDRNELLQLLEEKRDPNDERLSELVSRFILVPLPSNYMGERWRAQG; encoded by the coding sequence GTGATTCGCGTGATTGATTTGGCCTGCGGAACAGGGCACAGCAGTTTCCTGATGCGGCGTTTGTATCCAGAGATGTCTGTGGTGGCAGTGGATTCAGATTTTATAAGTCTCTATCTTGCCAAGCGGTTTATGGCTCCCGAGGCAACGCATTTGTGTCTCGATGCGGAATGTCCCAGTCCGTTTCCTGATAGGTACTTTCATGCGGTTTTCTGCCTTGATGCGTTCCATTACCTTCACTCAAAGAGAGCGGTCATTGGAGAACTTAGGCGCATCCTGACCTCCAGCGCAGTCTGGTTGTTCCCACATTTACACAATGCACTGCAAGACAACATAGTCGCCGGAGTTCCGCTGAGCCCTGAAAAGTATTTGGAGTGCTTCGCTTTCCTTGAGGCGAGACTCTTTGATGAGGGTGAGATCCTCCACGGATTGTGCGAGAAACGTATGCTTGACCTGGGAACGAGTTCGGCTTTATCTCGGCTGAACGAGTCTCCGACCCTAACACTGATCGGAGGCCAACCGAAACTTTGGGGCATCCACAAAGGATTTCCCTCGGCGTTTTACAGAGACCGAACTAGCCTAGAAATTAACCCGATTTACCGCGTCAAACGATCGGGAGACAAATTGGATCTGAGCTTGAAATGGCCAAATCCAGTTATGAAGAGAGAGTGCTCCGTTACGGAATCTATCGTGCCGCGTGAATATCAAGTTGATAGGAATGAATTGTTACAGTTGCTTGAGGAGAAGCGAGATCCAAATGATGAAAGACTTAGTGAACTCGTGAGTAGATTTATCCTCGTTCCGCTCCCTTCTAACTATATGGGGGAAAGGTGGAGGGCGCAGGGTTGA
- a CDS encoding FkbM family methyltransferase, with the protein MTFQEGLLRLLSLRLLGDVGQRLLRGRLWTIERGEGAGLKVVYPQNHDYILGSSERPVQNALATQLHSGDVFYDVGANVGFFSIVAARLVGSEGYVYSFEPVEENITSIRENAKVNKLENMKSFEVAVGRMSGNEDLLLTEWNGGASLSTSVVKPAVPASTRNVRVVALDDFIQAHNLRAPTLVKIDVEGSELDVVQGMSRTIATSRPILLYEIDDGNKKAFSSRWQELDQLVAGFGYRILHLEESYPTLKWNVGHSLAVPVESPDAG; encoded by the coding sequence ATGACATTTCAAGAAGGCCTTCTGAGGTTACTCTCCTTGAGGTTGCTTGGAGATGTCGGGCAGCGATTACTGCGCGGGCGACTCTGGACGATTGAGCGGGGGGAAGGGGCGGGTCTGAAGGTGGTCTATCCCCAAAACCATGACTACATTCTGGGGTCAAGCGAGCGCCCAGTTCAGAACGCCTTGGCGACGCAACTCCATTCGGGCGATGTGTTCTATGATGTCGGTGCCAACGTGGGATTCTTCTCCATCGTTGCCGCGAGGCTGGTGGGATCAGAGGGGTACGTTTACTCGTTCGAGCCTGTGGAAGAGAACATTACATCCATCCGTGAGAACGCCAAAGTCAATAAGCTAGAAAATATGAAATCCTTTGAGGTGGCTGTGGGGCGAATGTCCGGAAACGAGGACCTGCTTTTGACGGAATGGAATGGTGGAGCCAGCCTCTCGACGTCGGTCGTCAAACCGGCTGTGCCGGCTTCCACAAGGAATGTGCGTGTTGTGGCGTTGGATGACTTCATACAGGCGCATAATTTGCGGGCTCCGACCCTGGTAAAGATCGACGTTGAAGGCTCTGAACTCGATGTGGTGCAAGGGATGTCAAGAACGATTGCTACGTCAAGGCCGATCCTCTTGTACGAGATTGACGATGGAAACAAGAAAGCCTTCAGCAGCCGTTGGCAGGAACTTGATCAATTGGTCGCCGGATTCGGTTACCGGATCCTCCATCTCGAAGAGTCATATCCTACCCTCAAATGGAACGTCGGGCACTCCCTGGCGGTGCCGGTGGAGTCTCCGGATGCGGGCTGA
- a CDS encoding PIG-L deacetylase family protein, giving the protein MISVWLREILYERFIRGIQGGYADEEGSLCGSRSAMVFSPHFDDETLGCGGTIIRKTRVGTRVQIVFMTDGSTSHRSLVSGETLTKMRSAEGVNAAINLGLKPDNVTLLGFKEGALASESERAAKRVSELIEEENPDEIFIPHRSEPLLWSADHRETTRIVKKALGLLGRNPIVLEYPVWYWYHWPWVGIDILEHNYRKVILKNTLSQLFGLRIGRDFNYGVRIGGVLAQKEKALEEHKSQMSRIIPDKEWITLRDISGGQFLECFFREYEIFLRYKFQG; this is encoded by the coding sequence ATGATCAGCGTCTGGCTTCGAGAGATCCTATACGAACGTTTCATTCGCGGAATACAGGGAGGATATGCGGACGAGGAGGGCAGTCTGTGTGGCAGTAGGTCGGCCATGGTCTTCTCGCCTCACTTCGACGACGAGACACTCGGGTGTGGCGGCACGATTATAAGGAAAACCCGTGTTGGGACGAGAGTTCAAATCGTTTTCATGACCGATGGGAGCACGTCGCATCGGAGTCTGGTGTCCGGGGAAACGCTGACGAAGATGCGCTCGGCTGAAGGCGTGAATGCGGCCATCAATCTCGGGTTAAAGCCTGACAATGTCACTTTACTAGGCTTCAAAGAAGGGGCCCTTGCGTCCGAGTCAGAGAGAGCAGCTAAAAGAGTCAGTGAATTGATCGAGGAAGAGAATCCCGATGAGATTTTTATTCCTCACCGTAGCGAGCCGTTGCTATGGTCTGCTGACCACCGCGAGACGACGCGGATCGTGAAGAAAGCGTTAGGGCTCTTGGGAAGGAATCCGATAGTCCTCGAGTACCCCGTATGGTACTGGTATCACTGGCCTTGGGTGGGGATAGATATACTGGAGCACAACTATAGAAAGGTGATCCTGAAGAACACTCTTTCTCAGTTGTTCGGGCTAAGAATCGGGAGGGATTTTAATTATGGCGTTCGGATAGGCGGTGTGTTGGCGCAAAAGGAAAAGGCCTTGGAGGAGCACAAGTCCCAAATGTCACGGATCATACCTGACAAAGAATGGATCACGCTCAGGGACATTTCTGGCGGCCAGTTTCTAGAGTGTTTCTTTAGGGAGTATGAGATATTCCTTCGATACAAATTTCAAGGATAA
- the rfbF gene encoding glucose-1-phosphate cytidylyltransferase, whose protein sequence is MKVGILAGGHGTRLAEETETKPKPMVEIGGRPILWHIMMIYAHQGYKDFVIALGYKGEIIKRYMLDYCTLSSDVTVNLGSGSVKYHDGNKVDWTVDLIDTGLHTQTGGRIRRLAPYVGKETFMVTWGDGVADVDLKQLLAFHRSHGKLATLTAVRPPARYGHLKLNGDRISEFSEKPQIGEGWINGAFFVLEPGVFDYIAGDDTQWEKEPMENLARDGQLMAYKHTSFWQCMDTLREKHILQNYWQSGKAPWKIWE, encoded by the coding sequence ATGAAAGTAGGAATCCTGGCAGGCGGACATGGGACCAGACTTGCGGAAGAGACAGAAACGAAACCAAAACCAATGGTTGAGATCGGAGGACGACCGATTCTGTGGCATATCATGATGATCTATGCGCACCAGGGCTACAAGGACTTTGTAATAGCTCTTGGATACAAGGGCGAGATCATCAAGAGGTATATGTTGGACTACTGCACGCTATCCAGTGATGTGACAGTGAATTTAGGCAGTGGGAGCGTAAAATATCACGACGGGAACAAAGTGGACTGGACGGTAGATCTTATCGATACGGGCCTCCACACCCAGACCGGCGGGCGGATTAGGCGCCTTGCGCCCTATGTCGGCAAAGAAACGTTCATGGTTACCTGGGGAGACGGAGTGGCGGACGTCGATCTCAAGCAACTATTGGCGTTCCACCGTTCTCACGGGAAGCTCGCGACCTTGACAGCCGTTCGGCCACCGGCACGATACGGGCATCTGAAACTTAACGGTGACAGGATCTCAGAGTTTTCAGAAAAGCCGCAGATTGGCGAGGGGTGGATCAATGGCGCCTTTTTTGTCCTCGAGCCTGGAGTGTTCGATTATATCGCCGGGGACGACACGCAATGGGAGAAGGAGCCAATGGAAAACCTCGCGAGAGACGGCCAGCTGATGGCCTACAAACATACCTCGTTTTGGCAGTGCATGGACACGTTGCGCGAGAAACACATCCTGCAGAACTACTGGCAGAGCGGGAAGGCCCCCTGGAAGATCTGGGAGTAA
- a CDS encoding glycosyltransferase family 4 protein, giving the protein MRIAFVSQGLGRIDPPRAYGSISIWTYGVLKELAKSEHIIAYEMEGGLLRSRTKYERGVTYIYAPTLLNRLINRYHRALHRVKSMTGYITGSRGTPIFASSIHNVGYVLWVALNLRKQQCDVIHIHQFSQYVPIVRFFNPKSKIVLHMNCEWLSQLDPAMIAGRLEAVDAIVGCSTHILRRILEKFPHLDKKCSVVFNGADVGLFVPSVGAVAMNSPDTLRILFVGRISPEKGVHILVEAFKLVAAEYPTARLELVGGTGSMPEEFLVSLSDDPAVKGLKRFYGRDYLEDLRNRIPEGLADRVRFHGSVAHGELAGHYSRATVFAISSLSDAFPLTAIEAMAAGLPVAGSAVGGIAEAVVDESTGLLVEPDNPEALAAALSRLLGDSNLRRRMGSAGRERALRLFSWRAIADQVSRVYDTVVETESTHKGVC; this is encoded by the coding sequence ATGAGGATCGCTTTTGTGTCTCAGGGGCTAGGTCGCATCGATCCGCCCAGAGCTTACGGTTCGATTTCGATCTGGACCTATGGCGTTCTTAAAGAGTTGGCAAAGAGCGAGCATATCATTGCATACGAAATGGAGGGGGGGCTCCTTCGGAGCAGGACAAAATATGAGCGAGGGGTGACGTATATTTATGCCCCCACACTGTTGAATCGCCTCATCAACCGATACCATCGGGCGTTGCATCGCGTAAAAAGCATGACGGGATATATCACTGGTTCAAGAGGCACCCCCATTTTTGCTTCGTCTATTCACAATGTGGGCTATGTTCTCTGGGTGGCGCTCAATCTGCGCAAGCAACAGTGCGATGTAATCCATATCCATCAGTTCTCTCAATATGTCCCTATTGTTCGATTCTTCAATCCCAAATCCAAAATCGTCCTCCACATGAATTGTGAATGGCTTTCGCAGCTTGATCCAGCTATGATCGCGGGACGACTTGAAGCCGTGGATGCGATTGTCGGATGCAGCACTCACATTCTTCGCCGAATACTTGAGAAGTTCCCGCATCTTGATAAGAAGTGCAGTGTGGTCTTCAATGGCGCAGATGTCGGGCTCTTCGTCCCTTCCGTAGGCGCAGTCGCGATGAATTCTCCCGACACACTTCGGATACTCTTCGTTGGTCGCATTTCGCCGGAAAAGGGAGTGCACATCTTGGTTGAGGCGTTCAAGCTTGTAGCTGCCGAATACCCCACGGCACGTCTCGAACTGGTAGGCGGGACCGGCAGTATGCCTGAAGAATTCCTGGTGTCCTTAAGTGACGATCCCGCGGTGAAGGGCCTGAAGAGATTTTACGGCAGAGATTACCTGGAGGACTTGAGGAATCGGATTCCCGAGGGGCTAGCCGATCGCGTCAGGTTCCACGGAAGTGTGGCTCATGGAGAATTGGCAGGACATTATAGCCGGGCGACGGTCTTCGCTATCTCGTCGCTCTCAGATGCATTTCCGCTAACCGCTATTGAGGCCATGGCCGCCGGATTGCCAGTAGCAGGCAGCGCCGTCGGTGGCATCGCGGAGGCGGTGGTCGACGAAAGTACGGGGCTGTTGGTCGAGCCTGACAATCCCGAGGCGCTGGCTGCGGCATTATCCAGGCTTCTTGGGGACAGCAACCTACGCAGACGGATGGGCTCTGCAGGACGTGAGCGGGCGTTGAGGTTGTTTTCGTGGCGCGCCATCGCCGACCAGGTTTCGCGTGTGTATGACACGGTAGTGGAGACCGAGTCCACGCATAAAGGCGTGTGTTGA
- a CDS encoding VCBS repeat-containing protein yields the protein MLGDVSGDGNMDVVIGSQGAQVAGLVWYQYPTWERHAVASGEFTTDGQLADIDGDGDLDIVISSLGEKEGKIVWFENDSGSDPREWIPHVVGSAYGHDVVVGDMNADGKMDIVTCDKKEVVLWTQVSLDVFKGHIIIERQGEGIALEDMDEDRDLDIVFGGSWLENAGTGAQGWTRYPIAPKWSPDTRVAIADMNDDGLPDVVLSVSEGKGGISWFESPKDPRTDPWAEHSIEKGGLDGAHSLQVADIDGDGDFDIVTAEMHTSWKRRVLVYFNKGGSFEPAVLARTGSHNMRSADIDNDGDIDILGKNYAGRGRAIEMWENLSSAEGSWEYVSVDQRRPKSQRGKMGTTFGDADGDGFADIVAGSFLYLNPKGNMQQPWKRIELPGNIDGFFAIDVNGNNLFDLVGIDGDTVQWIEAESDQLASWRTIAVGRVEKGRTQGYSTASLIPGKKPQLIFTRGKRLYVLQVPEDPERGLWPLHAISTENEEEGVGVGDIDGDGDLDIAAVRADGQQFIWFENPGSLAGKWRMHVAGRLIDPSRTFLDRIALADLNSDGKLDIIATEERQDWELAAHLYWFESPADSTKTGEWKRHIIGRHRSLNSMDTADIDGDGAIDIVAAEHTDQKEEAADDNLTLVYLNRNRGRNWIPHVVERGPHSSHLGARLVDLNNDGVLEIVSMGWSQYQFVHLWKKANPGNGG from the coding sequence ATGCTGGGAGATGTTAGTGGGGACGGGAACATGGACGTGGTGATTGGCAGTCAAGGAGCCCAGGTTGCGGGTCTGGTGTGGTATCAATACCCCACGTGGGAAAGACACGCTGTGGCGAGCGGAGAATTCACAACCGATGGACAGTTGGCGGACATTGATGGAGATGGCGATCTCGACATAGTGATTAGCTCACTCGGTGAGAAGGAAGGGAAGATTGTCTGGTTTGAAAACGATTCCGGATCTGACCCGAGAGAGTGGATCCCGCATGTCGTTGGGAGCGCCTATGGGCATGATGTCGTAGTCGGTGACATGAATGCGGACGGAAAAATGGATATCGTAACCTGCGACAAGAAGGAGGTCGTACTTTGGACGCAGGTCAGCCTTGATGTCTTCAAAGGGCATATTATCATCGAGCGCCAGGGTGAAGGCATCGCCTTGGAGGATATGGACGAGGACCGTGATCTAGATATCGTCTTTGGAGGATCGTGGCTGGAAAACGCTGGTACGGGGGCACAGGGGTGGACGCGTTACCCGATTGCTCCGAAGTGGTCTCCCGACACCAGGGTGGCGATCGCAGACATGAACGACGACGGCTTGCCTGATGTCGTCCTGAGTGTTTCGGAGGGAAAGGGGGGGATATCCTGGTTCGAATCCCCCAAAGATCCCCGAACCGATCCCTGGGCCGAGCACTCTATCGAGAAGGGGGGCCTTGACGGGGCTCACTCGCTCCAGGTCGCTGATATTGACGGAGACGGCGATTTCGACATCGTCACGGCAGAGATGCACACTTCCTGGAAGAGGCGGGTGCTGGTCTATTTCAACAAAGGGGGATCGTTTGAGCCCGCCGTGCTGGCCAGAACCGGCTCTCATAACATGCGCTCGGCCGATATTGACAACGATGGAGACATAGACATTCTTGGCAAGAACTACGCGGGCAGAGGAAGGGCCATAGAGATGTGGGAAAACCTCTCCAGCGCGGAGGGGAGTTGGGAGTACGTGTCCGTCGACCAGAGGCGCCCCAAGAGCCAGAGGGGCAAGATGGGCACGACCTTTGGGGATGCGGATGGCGACGGCTTTGCCGATATCGTGGCCGGATCGTTCCTCTACCTGAATCCGAAGGGAAATATGCAGCAGCCGTGGAAGAGAATCGAACTGCCAGGGAACATCGACGGGTTCTTTGCCATAGACGTGAACGGCAATAACCTCTTCGATTTGGTTGGAATCGACGGCGACACCGTGCAGTGGATTGAGGCCGAAAGTGACCAACTAGCCTCCTGGAGGACCATAGCAGTTGGTAGAGTGGAAAAAGGCCGTACCCAGGGGTATTCTACTGCGAGCCTCATTCCCGGGAAAAAGCCACAACTGATTTTCACCCGCGGCAAACGCCTTTATGTTCTTCAAGTCCCTGAAGATCCGGAACGGGGTCTGTGGCCGCTTCACGCGATTTCCACAGAAAATGAAGAAGAAGGCGTGGGTGTCGGAGATATCGATGGAGATGGGGACCTGGACATTGCTGCTGTCCGTGCGGATGGACAACAATTCATCTGGTTCGAGAATCCGGGCTCCTTGGCCGGGAAATGGAGAATGCACGTCGCAGGCAGATTGATCGATCCCTCCAGGACTTTCCTGGACCGCATCGCCCTGGCGGACCTCAACAGCGACGGAAAACTTGACATCATCGCTACGGAGGAAAGGCAGGATTGGGAGTTAGCCGCCCACCTCTATTGGTTTGAGTCCCCTGCTGATTCCACCAAGACGGGGGAATGGAAACGCCACATCATCGGCAGACACCGGTCCTTAAACAGTATGGATACTGCTGATATTGATGGTGACGGCGCCATCGATATCGTCGCCGCTGAACACACGGACCAAAAGGAGGAAGCGGCGGACGACAACCTCACCCTGGTATATTTGAACAGGAACAGGGGTCGGAACTGGATTCCACATGTAGTTGAGAGAGGCCCGCACAGCAGCCACTTAGGGGCTAGGCTAGTGGATCTTAACAATGATGGGGTTTTAGAAATTGTTTCCATGGGGTGGAGCCAATACCAGTTCGTTCACTTGTGGAAAAAGGCCAACCCCGGGAATGGAGGATGA